A single region of the Selenomonas sp. oral taxon 920 genome encodes:
- a CDS encoding lysophospholipid acyltransferase family protein gives MFSYYAVKFLSRILCLLPHGIAMALGAVLARLAWIFVPAKRRTLAREQIMRCLDVSEPEAERIARESSLRFGPMLMEVLRFPVMKPRMRDYVTITGAMDEVRAAIAGGRGAIFATSHSGNWELMGGAFACAGLPIVGVAKRQSSAGMDRFINEYRTLVGMHVTYRTGVREMFRMIDEGWIIGLISDQDPSLRDGVVIDFFGQRTNAFTGAAAIARRCGVPIFPVFIHREPNGHHILTVQPGIMVEKTDDRAADVKRVTQIVSRRIEAWIRTYPEEWFWLHDRWKSLREEQT, from the coding sequence ATGTTCTCCTACTATGCGGTGAAATTCCTCAGCCGCATCCTCTGTCTGCTGCCGCACGGCATCGCAATGGCTCTTGGTGCGGTGCTTGCACGGCTCGCGTGGATCTTTGTTCCCGCAAAGCGTAGGACGCTCGCAAGGGAACAGATCATGCGCTGTCTTGATGTTTCGGAGCCGGAGGCGGAGCGCATCGCGCGTGAGAGCAGTCTGCGCTTTGGCCCCATGCTGATGGAGGTCCTCCGCTTTCCTGTCATGAAGCCGCGCATGCGCGACTACGTTACGATCACGGGTGCTATGGATGAGGTGCGCGCAGCAATCGCCGGCGGACGTGGTGCGATCTTTGCTACCTCGCACAGCGGCAACTGGGAGCTCATGGGCGGTGCATTCGCCTGTGCAGGGCTTCCTATCGTCGGTGTGGCAAAGCGGCAGAGCTCGGCGGGGATGGATCGCTTCATCAACGAGTATCGTACACTCGTCGGGATGCACGTCACGTATCGGACGGGCGTGCGCGAGATGTTTCGGATGATCGACGAGGGCTGGATCATCGGGCTCATCAGCGATCAGGATCCGTCGCTGCGCGATGGTGTTGTCATCGATTTCTTTGGTCAGCGGACGAATGCGTTCACCGGTGCAGCTGCCATCGCACGGCGCTGTGGTGTGCCGATCTTCCCCGTCTTTATCCATCGCGAACCGAACGGACATCACATCCTCACCGTCCAGCCAGGCATCATGGTCGAAAAGACGGACGATCGCGCAGCAGACGTGAAGCGTGTGACGCAGATCGTGAGCAGGCGCATCGAGGCATGGATTCGGACATATCCCGAGGAGTGGTTCTGGCTGCATGACCGCTGGAAGTCCCTGCGGGAGGAACAGACGTGA
- the lpxD gene encoding UDP-3-O-(3-hydroxymyristoyl)glucosamine N-acyltransferase: MEKTVNEIASLVGGSVCGDGARVIRSLASLDEAGADDLAFAVPPHIEEARGAKAGALLLPQGTEGFDGTVIFAAEPKAAFAKLMAIFTPPIEHAVGVSDEAYIGADVQIGAGATVLPFACIDDHAVIGAGVTVYPHAYVGQYTTIGDHTVLYPSATVREHCRIGARCTIHSGAVIGADGFGFTTEAGVHTKVPQVGGVIIEDDVEIGAHVGIDRATLGATVIGKGTKIDNLVHIGHNCNIGANCLIVAQTGISGSTKVGHNVTFGGQVGTVGHINIGANSVYAARSGIIGDMPEGVFCAGFPVQPHAEWLRVQAAIRRLPEMVKKIKTLEKRLEDLSGKD; encoded by the coding sequence ATGGAAAAGACAGTCAATGAGATTGCCTCGCTTGTCGGCGGCAGTGTGTGCGGTGACGGTGCACGTGTGATACGAAGCCTTGCCTCTCTTGACGAGGCGGGTGCGGATGATCTTGCCTTTGCCGTTCCGCCGCATATTGAGGAGGCGCGCGGGGCAAAGGCAGGGGCGCTGCTTCTGCCGCAGGGAACGGAGGGTTTTGACGGCACCGTTATCTTTGCTGCAGAGCCGAAGGCGGCATTTGCGAAGCTGATGGCGATCTTTACCCCGCCGATCGAGCACGCCGTAGGTGTGAGCGATGAGGCATACATCGGCGCGGACGTTCAGATCGGGGCGGGCGCGACCGTCCTGCCCTTTGCCTGCATCGACGACCATGCGGTCATCGGCGCGGGCGTGACTGTTTATCCTCATGCCTATGTCGGGCAGTATACGACGATTGGCGATCATACCGTTCTCTACCCGAGTGCGACCGTGCGCGAGCACTGCCGCATTGGGGCGCGCTGCACGATTCACAGCGGCGCGGTCATCGGCGCGGACGGCTTCGGCTTTACGACCGAGGCGGGCGTCCATACCAAGGTGCCGCAGGTGGGCGGTGTCATCATCGAGGACGATGTGGAGATCGGTGCACACGTCGGCATTGACCGTGCGACCCTCGGTGCAACCGTCATCGGAAAGGGAACGAAGATCGACAACCTCGTTCACATCGGGCACAACTGCAATATCGGCGCGAACTGCCTCATCGTCGCCCAGACCGGTATCTCCGGCTCGACGAAGGTCGGGCATAACGTCACATTCGGCGGTCAGGTCGGCACGGTCGGACACATCAACATCGGTGCAAACTCGGTCTATGCTGCGCGCTCCGGCATCATTGGAGATATGCCCGAGGGCGTTTTCTGCGCGGGATTCCCCGTGCAGCCGCACGCGGAATGGCTGCGTGTACAGGCGGCGATCCGCCGTCTGCCCGAGATGGTGAAAAAAATAAAGACCCTCGAAAAGCGGCTCGAGGATCTCTCCGGGAAGGACTGA
- a CDS encoding OmpH family outer membrane protein, with the protein MNYFSKAAAAVLVTASICAAGCGQVHIGTLDRARVQEEAPGIKAVVTEANTKLMEAQTEAQEKFKANPNMTQEEAQQLQMETQRKLAGLNQMYSIQLEQKLNVAVEDIVKEKKLDIVMDSSKTYPSVITGGVDITDEVIGKLQ; encoded by the coding sequence ATGAATTATTTCAGTAAGGCGGCTGCGGCCGTTCTTGTCACTGCAAGCATATGCGCTGCCGGCTGCGGTCAGGTGCACATTGGCACACTGGATCGTGCGCGCGTGCAGGAGGAGGCACCCGGGATCAAGGCGGTGGTTACCGAGGCAAATACGAAGCTCATGGAGGCACAGACGGAGGCGCAGGAGAAGTTCAAGGCGAATCCGAACATGACACAGGAGGAGGCGCAGCAGCTCCAGATGGAGACGCAGCGCAAGCTGGCAGGCCTCAACCAGATGTACAGCATTCAGCTGGAACAGAAGCTGAACGTCGCTGTGGAGGACATCGTCAAGGAAAAGAAGCTGGACATCGTCATGGACTCATCCAAAACCTATCCGAGCGTAATCACAGGGGGCGTGGACATTACCGACGAAGTGATCGGCAAACTCCAATAA
- a CDS encoding sulfite exporter TauE/SafE family protein: protein MLFLSMILMGGIIGFVGAGGSGVIITLLVVGFGVPIHQALAVALGSMAFTTLSGAVSHYREREVVPQTGAVLGTGGLIGALIGAVLSNHIEAPNLSLFTGLMLLSSAFLLYLRIYQAEWLGRQINVREELLTGRRLYLYGLPVGFVCGVLSGAFGIGSAAYIQIALMVVFGVPLLQAIGTTMMIIVPISISGGIGYILYGQLEPWIFIQTLAALSVGSFFGAKLTHLAPLPVLRFWIVALPTIGGTIMVFFR, encoded by the coding sequence ATGCTTTTTTTATCCATGATTCTCATGGGGGGAATCATTGGTTTTGTCGGGGCGGGCGGGAGCGGCGTCATCATCACGCTGCTCGTGGTGGGGTTTGGTGTTCCCATTCATCAGGCGCTCGCCGTCGCGCTCGGTTCGATGGCGTTCACCACGCTCTCGGGCGCGGTCAGCCACTACCGCGAGCGTGAAGTCGTGCCGCAGACGGGTGCGGTGCTCGGTACAGGCGGACTCATCGGGGCGCTCATCGGTGCCGTTCTCTCGAACCACATCGAGGCGCCAAATCTCAGCCTGTTTACAGGGCTTATGCTGCTCTCGAGCGCATTCCTCCTCTATCTGCGCATCTATCAGGCGGAATGGCTCGGACGGCAGATCAACGTGCGTGAGGAACTCCTGACGGGGCGGCGGCTCTATCTCTATGGGCTGCCCGTCGGTTTCGTCTGTGGCGTGCTCTCGGGTGCGTTCGGGATTGGCTCTGCGGCGTACATCCAGATCGCGCTCATGGTGGTCTTTGGTGTGCCTCTTCTGCAGGCGATTGGGACGACGATGATGATCATTGTCCCGATCTCGATCAGCGGCGGCATCGGCTATATCCTCTACGGACAGCTCGAGCCGTGGATCTTCATCCAGACCCTCGCTGCACTCTCCGTCGGCTCGTTCTTCGGGGCAAAGCTGACGCACCTTGCGCCTCTGCCCGTGCTGCGGTTCTGGATTGTCGCGCTGCCGACGATCGGCGGTACGATCATGGTATTCTTTCGATAG
- a CDS encoding cell division FtsA domain-containing protein — protein MPDLDKTNEEIHADTPAKKRGRPKKRVQEEMEDTTAKKRGRPKKVEAGVVHAASHRERPSELVFALDIGTRSVIGIVAEQREGLLHILATERMEHKTRAMLDGQIHDVPQVAAIIREVKRRLTERTGALSSAAVAAAGRALYTMTAEAEQDVTGTITPAQQRDLDFAGVQAAQKKLAHSHTVDDPTRYYCVGYSTIRYTLDGNDLKTLVGQRGRHAQATVIATFLPRQVVDSMQSALRETHLEMRALTLEPIAGINVLIPPTMRHLNLVLVDIGAGTSDVAITRGGSVIAYGMVPMAGDEITEAISREYLLDFNIAEDIKRKAADGQDVSFTDILGMKLSLTAEQVVTAIRPGVEHLANAIAKQILELNGEPPQAVMLVGGGALTPMMPELVAAALGIPEARVAVRQPEEVDGVVELPAELHAPDAVTPLGILKIASINTLHFLAVWINDIEYSLFNFRELNVSDALLAAGISLRKYNGRPGMGLMITVNGERRSFPGTMGTLAQITIDGKSASLDSPIHDDCRIKLVAGENGTQPEIRLSEIIGTVDSYTVSLNGEETAVTANILINDSVPEGDPILRDGDVIVSRRERTLGEVLRAANLPPTGRRISYTLNGEARRFSTQPHITLNDAPAPLSTMLHEGDVIEYEETAIPTVETVLDLSAAASYATITYEGREHAVPASGFGLTINGREASASTVVEDGAVIAYQKGTGSANVSEALLAVGFTPPPATSRVTFAILVNGIKADFTSPIHTGDTLEVAFTPLDSLNPTTEKSSENTPAASAILGSIAARTNLTQAEEHTAAPQEEVPSANAAQNDITIDSLMRYD, from the coding sequence ATGCCGGATCTGGATAAGACAAACGAAGAGATACACGCAGATACGCCTGCGAAGAAGCGTGGCCGCCCGAAAAAACGCGTGCAGGAGGAGATGGAGGACACCACCGCCAAAAAACGCGGTCGTCCAAAGAAGGTCGAGGCGGGTGTCGTGCACGCTGCATCACACCGTGAGCGCCCAAGTGAGCTCGTCTTTGCACTCGACATCGGCACGCGCAGCGTCATCGGCATCGTCGCCGAGCAGCGGGAGGGTCTCCTCCACATCCTCGCCACCGAGCGCATGGAGCACAAGACGCGTGCCATGCTCGACGGACAGATTCACGACGTGCCGCAGGTCGCCGCCATCATCCGCGAGGTCAAGCGCCGCCTCACCGAGCGCACGGGAGCGCTGAGCAGTGCTGCCGTAGCGGCGGCGGGACGTGCGCTCTACACAATGACCGCAGAGGCGGAGCAGGATGTCACGGGCACGATCACGCCCGCGCAGCAGCGTGACCTCGACTTTGCGGGCGTACAAGCGGCGCAGAAGAAGCTCGCCCATTCGCATACGGTCGACGATCCCACGCGTTACTACTGCGTTGGCTACAGCACGATCCGCTACACCCTCGACGGCAACGACCTCAAGACCCTTGTCGGTCAGCGCGGCAGACATGCACAGGCAACCGTCATTGCAACCTTTCTCCCGCGTCAAGTCGTGGACTCAATGCAGTCCGCGCTGCGCGAGACGCACCTCGAGATGCGCGCACTCACCCTTGAGCCGATCGCGGGCATCAACGTCCTCATCCCGCCCACCATGCGCCATCTGAACCTCGTCCTCGTCGACATCGGCGCGGGTACGTCCGACGTTGCCATCACGCGCGGCGGCTCCGTCATTGCCTATGGAATGGTGCCGATGGCGGGCGATGAGATCACGGAAGCGATCTCACGCGAGTACCTCCTTGACTTCAATATCGCGGAGGACATCAAGCGCAAGGCGGCGGACGGACAGGATGTATCGTTCACGGACATCCTCGGCATGAAGCTCTCGCTCACCGCAGAGCAGGTCGTCACTGCCATCCGGCCGGGCGTCGAGCATCTCGCAAACGCGATCGCAAAGCAGATTCTGGAGCTGAACGGCGAACCTCCGCAGGCGGTCATGCTTGTCGGCGGCGGCGCACTCACGCCCATGATGCCGGAACTTGTGGCGGCAGCGCTCGGCATTCCAGAGGCGCGCGTCGCCGTACGTCAGCCCGAGGAAGTGGACGGCGTTGTGGAGCTCCCCGCCGAGCTCCATGCACCTGACGCGGTCACGCCGCTCGGCATTTTGAAGATCGCCTCCATCAACACCCTCCATTTCCTCGCCGTCTGGATCAACGACATCGAGTATAGTCTCTTTAACTTCCGTGAGCTCAATGTTTCCGATGCTCTGCTTGCCGCCGGCATCAGCCTGCGCAAATACAACGGACGCCCCGGCATGGGACTCATGATTACCGTGAATGGAGAGCGGCGCAGCTTCCCCGGCACGATGGGCACGCTGGCACAAATCACGATCGACGGCAAGAGTGCGAGCCTCGACTCCCCCATCCACGACGACTGCCGCATCAAGCTTGTTGCGGGAGAAAACGGCACACAGCCAGAGATACGGCTGAGTGAGATCATCGGCACAGTCGACAGCTATACGGTCTCCCTCAACGGAGAGGAGACCGCTGTCACCGCGAATATCCTCATCAACGACAGCGTGCCTGAAGGGGATCCCATCCTGCGCGACGGCGACGTCATCGTCTCACGGCGTGAGCGCACCCTCGGCGAAGTGCTGCGCGCGGCGAACCTCCCGCCCACGGGACGGCGCATTTCCTACACGCTGAACGGAGAGGCGCGCCGCTTCTCGACGCAGCCGCACATCACGCTGAACGATGCGCCCGCACCGCTCTCCACGATGCTGCATGAGGGCGACGTGATCGAGTATGAGGAGACCGCCATCCCGACCGTCGAAACCGTGCTCGATCTCTCCGCGGCAGCATCTTATGCGACGATCACCTATGAGGGCAGAGAACACGCAGTACCCGCCTCCGGCTTTGGTCTCACGATCAACGGACGTGAGGCCTCGGCAAGCACGGTGGTCGAGGATGGCGCAGTCATTGCCTACCAAAAGGGTACAGGCAGCGCAAACGTCAGCGAGGCTCTGCTCGCCGTTGGATTCACGCCGCCGCCCGCAACAAGCCGTGTCACCTTCGCAATCCTTGTAAACGGCATCAAGGCAGATTTTACCAGTCCCATCCACACAGGTGATACGCTGGAGGTGGCATTCACCCCGCTTGATTCGCTGAACCCGACCACAGAGAAAAGCAGCGAGAATACCCCTGCTGCAAGCGCCATTCTCGGCAGCATCGCCGCGCGTACGAATCTCACGCAGGCAGAGGAGCACACTGCCGCGCCGCAGGAAGAAGTACCGTCCGCCAATGCTGCACAGAACGACATAACGATTGACTCGCTGATGCGTTACGATTGA
- the gltX gene encoding glutamate--tRNA ligase translates to MHIGNLRTALYAWLFARANDGTFILRIEDTDRNRYVADAVDFIRRTLDAAGIVPDEGPDGIGGDYGPYVQSERMEIYREYAEQLVASGHAYRCFCHHTEEAEPADGEKSFGGYPRTCRDLSAAEVEEHLARGEEYVIRQKMPLVGETTFYDVLHGSVTIPNTELEDQVLLKRDGMPTYNFANVIDDHLMKVSHIIRGTEFITSTPKHVLLYEAFGWEAPVFVHLAPVMGRDDATGKTSKLSKRHGATSFDDLVQMGYPAEAIVNYVALLGWSPKTTNQEVFSMDELIESFSLEGLSKSPAVFDYDKLGWMSGEYFKAMTDEEFAAAARPFAGELPAHLAEQWGAIARLLRTRVTKLGDVRPAIVFLIETPPFDAALYENKRNKVTPNAAKELLPELIEILAALPAERWENDLLYALLEECIEREGWKKGTVMWILRIAAAGQAVTPGGATEILAILGREAGLARLKAALAQLSA, encoded by the coding sequence ATGCACATTGGCAATCTGCGCACTGCACTCTATGCATGGCTGTTTGCGCGGGCAAACGACGGTACATTCATCCTGCGCATCGAGGATACCGACCGCAATCGCTACGTGGCGGACGCGGTAGACTTCATCCGCCGTACACTCGATGCAGCGGGCATCGTGCCGGACGAGGGACCCGACGGCATCGGCGGGGACTACGGCCCCTATGTGCAGAGCGAACGCATGGAGATCTACAGGGAATATGCGGAGCAGCTCGTGGCGAGCGGGCACGCCTACCGCTGTTTTTGTCATCATACGGAGGAGGCGGAACCCGCAGACGGTGAGAAGTCGTTCGGCGGCTACCCGCGCACCTGCCGTGATCTCAGTGCCGCCGAGGTGGAGGAACATCTCGCACGCGGTGAGGAATACGTTATTCGGCAGAAGATGCCGCTCGTCGGGGAGACGACATTCTACGACGTGCTCCACGGCAGCGTCACGATTCCGAACACGGAGCTCGAGGATCAGGTACTCCTCAAGCGTGACGGCATGCCGACGTATAACTTCGCGAATGTCATTGACGACCACCTCATGAAGGTGTCACATATCATCCGTGGGACGGAGTTCATTACCTCAACGCCGAAGCACGTCCTCCTCTACGAGGCGTTCGGCTGGGAGGCCCCGGTGTTCGTCCATCTCGCGCCCGTCATGGGGCGCGACGATGCGACGGGTAAGACGAGCAAGCTCTCGAAGCGCCACGGCGCGACGAGCTTTGACGATCTCGTGCAGATGGGCTATCCTGCCGAGGCGATTGTGAACTACGTGGCGCTCCTCGGATGGAGCCCGAAGACAACGAATCAGGAAGTCTTTTCAATGGACGAGCTGATCGAATCGTTCTCCCTCGAAGGACTGTCTAAGTCGCCTGCCGTCTTTGACTATGACAAGCTCGGCTGGATGAGCGGGGAGTACTTCAAGGCGATGACGGACGAGGAGTTTGCCGCCGCCGCGCGTCCCTTTGCGGGAGAACTGCCTGCACATCTCGCAGAGCAGTGGGGAGCGATTGCACGCCTTCTGCGCACGCGTGTCACGAAGCTCGGCGACGTGCGTCCCGCGATCGTATTCCTCATCGAGACTCCGCCCTTTGATGCCGCGCTCTACGAGAACAAACGCAACAAGGTGACCCCGAATGCGGCGAAGGAACTCTTGCCGGAACTCATTGAGATTCTCGCGGCGCTGCCCGCAGAGCGTTGGGAGAACGATCTGCTCTACGCACTGCTCGAGGAGTGCATTGAGCGTGAGGGCTGGAAGAAGGGCACGGTCATGTGGATCCTGCGCATTGCGGCAGCGGGGCAGGCGGTGACGCCGGGCGGCGCGACGGAGATCCTTGCTATCCTCGGCAGGGAGGCAGGGCTTGCACGCCTGAAAGCCGCACTGGCACAGCTTTCGGCATGA
- a CDS encoding LysR family transcriptional regulator, with amino-acid sequence MEFRQFRYILKIAEEGTLSLAAKKLYISQPSLSQLLAAQEKKIGAPLFDRGGARLTPTAVGRLYLETARSIIALDEAFHQQVDDCVHGAAGDVTLGLTQFRSTHLLAPMLPAFCAKYPKITLHLRENTTYRLEELAEAGETDCIISLLPINEHRFDYDVLFEERLLLALPPAHPACASLGLCPGVRKNMPKVSLDALRETPFLLMHREQKLHDTLFSLCEAADFLPQITLETRSMNTAHALAGAGLGAAILPETLIAAAPPAHPPCYAAIEGDPHRTIILARAKKRYLPRAVNIFREELQAFCAK; translated from the coding sequence ATGGAGTTCCGACAGTTTCGCTACATTTTGAAAATCGCCGAGGAGGGTACGCTCTCGCTCGCCGCGAAAAAACTCTACATCTCACAGCCGTCGCTCTCGCAGTTGCTCGCCGCGCAGGAGAAGAAGATCGGTGCGCCTCTCTTTGACCGCGGCGGCGCACGCCTCACGCCGACCGCCGTCGGCAGGCTCTACCTCGAAACGGCGCGCTCCATCATCGCGCTCGACGAGGCGTTTCATCAGCAGGTGGATGACTGCGTGCACGGCGCGGCGGGCGACGTGACACTCGGACTCACGCAGTTTCGCAGCACACATCTCCTCGCGCCCATGCTCCCCGCCTTTTGCGCGAAGTATCCGAAGATCACACTGCATCTGCGCGAGAACACAACCTATCGCCTCGAAGAACTTGCCGAGGCTGGAGAAACGGACTGCATCATCTCGTTGCTGCCGATCAATGAGCACCGCTTTGACTATGATGTACTCTTCGAGGAGCGGCTCCTGCTCGCTCTCCCGCCCGCGCATCCCGCATGCGCGTCACTCGGACTGTGCCCCGGAGTGCGCAAAAACATGCCCAAGGTGTCGCTCGACGCGCTCCGCGAAACACCATTTCTACTGATGCACCGTGAGCAGAAACTCCACGATACGCTCTTCTCTCTCTGCGAGGCGGCGGACTTCCTGCCTCAGATCACGCTCGAAACGCGCAGCATGAACACGGCGCACGCACTTGCGGGTGCGGGACTGGGTGCAGCGATCCTTCCCGAGACGCTGATTGCCGCCGCGCCGCCCGCGCATCCCCCCTGCTACGCCGCCATCGAGGGGGATCCGCACCGCACAATCATCCTCGCCCGCGCAAAGAAACGTTACCTGCCGCGCGCTGTCAATATTTTCCGCGAGGAGCTGCAGGCGTTCTGTGCGAAGTGA
- a CDS encoding rhodanese-like domain-containing protein, whose translation MSKLVMILCLSVLTLGLCGCGSAQSSETNGGKEQSMAAFQRVSSDEAAKMMAEESGYLIVDVRTVKEFADGHIPKAINIPNESIGGAPPKELPDKNQRIFVYCRSGSRSQQAAQKLADMGYTNIVEMGGIKDWHGDVVK comes from the coding sequence ATGAGTAAATTAGTTATGATTCTTTGTCTGAGTGTACTGACGCTTGGACTCTGTGGCTGCGGAAGTGCGCAGTCTTCCGAGACGAACGGCGGAAAGGAGCAAAGCATGGCAGCATTTCAGCGCGTGAGTTCGGATGAGGCGGCGAAGATGATGGCGGAAGAGTCGGGGTACCTGATTGTGGATGTGCGGACGGTGAAGGAATTCGCGGACGGACATATCCCGAAGGCGATCAACATCCCGAATGAATCCATTGGAGGAGCACCGCCGAAGGAACTGCCGGACAAGAATCAGAGGATCTTCGTCTACTGCCGCAGCGGCTCGCGCAGCCAGCAGGCGGCGCAGAAACTTGCCGACATGGGCTACACGAACATTGTCGAGATGGGCGGCATCAAGGACTGGCACGGAGATGTCGTGAAATAA
- the dhaL gene encoding dihydroxyacetone kinase subunit DhaL, which yields MANVRDAVNAVITAIMMQKDYLTALDAKTGDGDHGLNMARGFTAARERLAELPAEAPVSDVLHHIGRAFIENVGGAAGPLYGIAFVRAGEAVNDQTRLDVHSFEKLFTAGVEAIQRRGRAERGDKTMLDTLIPIRDAFRAENADGKSLRECLEDALNEGRAGAEYTKTIAARRGRAALIGERSIGIEDPGAMSSLIMFRALCSYLRG from the coding sequence ATGGCAAACGTACGGGATGCGGTGAATGCAGTCATCACCGCGATTATGATGCAGAAAGACTACTTGACGGCGCTGGATGCAAAGACCGGAGATGGGGATCACGGCCTGAATATGGCGCGCGGATTTACGGCGGCGCGGGAACGGTTGGCAGAGCTGCCTGCTGAAGCCCCGGTAAGCGATGTGCTTCATCACATCGGGCGCGCATTTATCGAGAATGTCGGCGGTGCAGCGGGACCGCTCTACGGCATTGCCTTCGTGCGTGCGGGCGAGGCAGTGAATGATCAAACACGGCTCGACGTGCACAGCTTTGAAAAACTCTTTACGGCGGGGGTCGAAGCGATCCAGCGGCGCGGACGCGCCGAGCGCGGGGACAAGACGATGCTCGATACGCTCATCCCGATCCGCGATGCATTCCGCGCGGAGAATGCGGACGGGAAGAGTCTGCGCGAATGCCTCGAGGATGCTCTGAACGAGGGGCGCGCGGGCGCGGAGTATACAAAGACCATTGCGGCACGGCGCGGAAGAGCTGCGCTCATCGGTGAGCGCAGCATCGGCATTGAGGATCCGGGTGCGATGAGTTCGCTCATCATGTTCCGTGCACTGTGCAGCTATCTGCGCGGCTGA
- a CDS encoding rhodanese-like domain-containing protein, with translation MGKILAILLLIVIGLTIAGCGGDTAEERKDQAKYRRITADEAQVLMQQTQDYLILDVRSPEEFAEGHIPHAINIPMERFGEAPPQELPDRNQTIFVYCVKGIRSMNVANRLAHMGYKNIVEMGGIQDWHGAIEK, from the coding sequence ATGGGAAAGATCTTGGCAATACTGCTGCTCATTGTGATTGGCTTAACCATCGCAGGCTGTGGCGGGGACACGGCAGAGGAGCGGAAGGATCAGGCAAAGTATCGGCGCATCACCGCCGATGAGGCGCAGGTTCTCATGCAGCAGACGCAGGACTATCTGATTCTTGATGTGCGCTCACCGGAGGAGTTCGCAGAGGGGCATATCCCGCATGCGATCAATATCCCTATGGAGCGGTTCGGCGAGGCGCCGCCGCAGGAGCTGCCCGACCGGAATCAGACGATCTTCGTCTACTGCGTCAAGGGAATCCGCAGTATGAACGTCGCGAATCGGCTCGCGCATATGGGGTACAAGAATATTGTCGAGATGGGCGGCATTCAGGATTGGCACGGCGCGATTGAGAAATAA